Proteins encoded together in one Carya illinoinensis cultivar Pawnee chromosome 3, C.illinoinensisPawnee_v1, whole genome shotgun sequence window:
- the LOC122305682 gene encoding uncharacterized protein LOC122305682 → MYMLHHNLTTEAELLHSQAYASNSYHKEIINHGSEDALLPTILSTFIQQLLVQGFEHKLIDMLYQETLEGKLVGSKITNCDCVRLAERLNNLRIKRVDSSQVKGKIARLKKIQRQFTNLMGQTGMVWNPITKTVIGSDEHWENAIQVRSEWKKFKNSGCGNYDVLCTIFG, encoded by the exons ATGTACATGCTCCACCACAATCTTACTACGGAAGCAGAGCTCCTCCATAGTCAAGCATATGCATCGAACTCTTACCATAAAGAGATTATCAATCACGGCTCCGAGGACGCGCTCTTACCGA CCATACTTTctacattcatccaacagctCCTCGTACAAG GGTTTGAGCACAAGCTGATTGATATGTTGTACCAAGAAACATTGGAAGGTAAATTGGTGGGGTCCAAAATAACAAACTGTGATTGTGTCCGACTAGCTGAGCGCCTCAATAACCTACGTATTAAGCGGGTTGATTCATCACAAGTGAAGGGAAAAATTGCCCGTCTTAAAAAGATACAGCGCCAGTTTACAAATTTAATGGGTCAAACTGGCATGGTTTGGAACCCCATCACAAAAACTGTAATTGGTTCGGACGAACATTGGGAAAATGCGATCCAG GTTCGATCTGAGTGGAAAAAGTTCAAGAACAGCGGTTGTGGCAACTACGATGTCCTCTGCACGATTTTTGGCTAG
- the LOC122303905 gene encoding uncharacterized protein LOC122303905 codes for MSSTSRAIVAASVGVVEAMKDQMGICRWNYIIRSAQQHTKNHLRSVSQAKNLSSSTSAVVSSKVRDQEKMKKSEESLRTVMYLSCWGPN; via the coding sequence ATGAGTTCAACAAGCAGAGCTATTGTAGCAGCCAGCGTTGGAGTCGTGGAGGCCATGAAAGACCAGATGGGCATCTGCAGATGGAATTATATTATAAGATCTGCGCAACAACATACAAAGAACCATCTCCGGTCGGTATCTCAGGCAAAGAACCTCTCCTCTTCAACTTCTGCAGTGGTTTCAAGCAAAGTAAGAGATCAGGAGAAAATGAAGAAGTCAGAAGAGTCTTTGAGGACAGTCATGTACTTGAGCTGTTGGGGTCCCAATTGA
- the LOC122305681 gene encoding uncharacterized protein LOC122305681: MEVYAFRALCNRLRRDVALHDSTREVTVEEALGMFCYTVGHGVVQRNSANLFQHSVETVNRHVYAIMRALCRLACHVIKPNQTTGVMPYIEGNPRYYPWFERLAQNVLCVCDFNMKFTFVYAGWEGTAHDARIFIDALRRPENNFPWPQDDSTFPCTEGYMPLYPRVRYHRSERHGNRTFQGYKDLFNYRHSSIQNVIERTFGVLKRRFRLLKNMPEYRPTRQRYIIIACCAIHNFIRIVTPNDQTFLAFNNPDDYLEMSMDQDSNEQFHVPDMSTASAQSVAASRDAIAQAMWMHTVGQQGNT; this comes from the exons atggAGGTGTATGCATTCCGGGCCTTATGCAATCGGTTACGTAGAGATGTGGCCTTGCATGATTCTACTCGAGAGGTTACTGTTGAGGAAGCCTTAGGAATGTTTTGCTACACCGTCGGACATGGTGTGGTTCAACGAAATTCAGCTAATCTATTTCAACATTCGGTTGAAACTGTGAATCGACATGTGTACGCAATAATGCGTGCATTATGTCGCCTTGCATGCCATGTGATTAAACCAAATCAGACGACAGGGGTGATGCCTTATATTGAAGGAAATCCCAGATATTATCCATGGTTTGAG CGACTTGCCCAGAATGTCTTGTGTGTCTGTGATTTCAATATGAAATTCACATTCGTATACGCCGGGTGGGAGGGTACAGCCCATGATGCTCGCATTTTTATTGATGCGTTAAGGCGTCCGGAGAACAATTTTCCATGGCCTCAAGACG ATTCTACATTCCCTTGCACGGAGGGATATATGCCGCTATATCCAAGGGTGAGATACCACAGATCTGAACGTCATGGAAATCGTACCTTCCAAGGATATAAAGATCTATTTAATTATCGGCATTCATCCATTCAGAATGTCATTGAACGAACTTTTGGTGTTTTGAAGAGGCGTTTCCGACTTTTAAAAAACATGCCTGAATACCGTCCAACTCGGCAACGTTATATTATTATCGCATGTTGTGCGATACATAACTTTATTCGGATCGTTACGCCTAATGATCAAACATTTCTGGCATTTAACAATCCCGATGATTATCTAGAAATGAGTATGGATCAGGACAGTAATGAACAATTTCATGTTCCTGACATGTCAACTGCATCGGCACAGTCAGTGGCTGCAAGTAGAGATGCTATTGCACAGGCTATGTGGATGCATACTGTTGGACAACAAGGAAACACCTAA